A stretch of Anaerohalosphaeraceae bacterium DNA encodes these proteins:
- a CDS encoding PAS domain S-box protein, which yields MNPVEEEPPNRSFVFGGWTEVIESHSDALFLFDEQFSCLYANRSAVSFLRQCGQGRKSWNLCDRAQNQPEPFALWLQKVQQIFRTGRRAQFLSELRHQEPMKILQTECIPVRDSTQKVHAVILLCRDITEYKKMQEQLAEQENKYKELYNQSPIGLYRTRVSDGKLLECNRALADLLGYSSVEECTAEHYSVHHYVQPQQRQILLERLKKEKKITGFEIQVRREDGKIIWVEITAELYPNEGYIEGAMREITAAKILTETEKRILELVMQGKSSRQIAREMFRSVRTIEDHRAHIMHKLNAHNLVELAAAARSLSKQK from the coding sequence TTGAATCCAGTTGAGGAGGAACCGCCAAACCGGTCTTTTGTTTTTGGGGGATGGACGGAGGTCATCGAGAGTCACTCGGATGCCCTGTTTCTTTTTGACGAACAATTTTCCTGTCTTTATGCCAATCGGTCGGCTGTCTCTTTTCTGCGGCAATGCGGACAGGGTCGAAAATCCTGGAATCTTTGCGACAGGGCTCAGAACCAGCCGGAGCCGTTTGCTCTCTGGCTTCAGAAAGTTCAGCAGATTTTCCGCACAGGCAGACGAGCCCAATTCCTTTCTGAATTGAGGCATCAGGAGCCAATGAAAATCCTGCAGACGGAATGCATTCCCGTTCGAGATTCCACCCAAAAGGTTCACGCGGTTATCCTTTTGTGCCGAGACATTACGGAATACAAAAAGATGCAGGAACAGCTGGCGGAGCAGGAAAACAAATACAAAGAACTGTATAATCAATCCCCGATCGGTCTGTACCGAACGCGGGTCAGCGACGGCAAGCTGCTTGAATGCAACAGAGCCCTGGCGGATTTATTGGGCTACAGCAGCGTCGAAGAGTGTACGGCGGAGCATTATTCGGTTCATCATTATGTCCAGCCGCAGCAAAGGCAAATCTTGTTAGAGCGTCTGAAGAAAGAGAAAAAAATCACGGGCTTTGAAATCCAGGTTCGCCGGGAGGATGGAAAAATTATTTGGGTGGAAATAACAGCAGAGCTCTATCCGAACGAGGGGTATATTGAAGGGGCGATGAGGGAGATTACCGCGGCCAAGATTCTTACGGAGACAGAGAAGAGGATTCTCGAACTTGTCATGCAGGGCAAAAGCAGCCGACAGATTGCCAGAGAGATGTTTCGCTCTGTACGAACCATTGAAGACCATCGTGCGCACATTATGCACAAACTGAATGCCCATAATCTGGTGGAATTGGCGGCAGCAGCCCGATCATTGTCAAAACAAAAATAG
- the purD gene encoding phosphoribosylamine--glycine ligase — translation MKVLLVGSGGREHAIAWKLSQSKQLKQLYIAPGNPGTAEVGTNVEIADTNLDGLVSFAKDKRIDLVVVGPEDPLAAGLVNRLEAEGILAFGPTQEAARLEADKAFAKHIMRANSIPTAEARIFTHYEDAKMYIASRDEPVVVKAAGLAKGKGVFVCDDPADGILAAEKIMVNKIFGDAGNTIVVEDKLLGQEASVLAFVDGRTIYVMESAQDHKPIGEQDTGPNTGGMGAYSPAPIVTDALMDQIIREILVPLVDGMNRNETPYKGVLYAGLMITPGGPRVLEFNARFGDPETQPILMRMKSDLLEVMEAVCRGRLSDVTIEWDPRPAVCVVMASQGYPDAYEKGKVITGLEEASRLKDVKVFHAGTAKRDGQIVTAGGRVLGVTAMGQTIADAKKRAYEAVSLIHFEGAYYRRDIADKALR, via the coding sequence ATGAAAGTTTTGCTGGTCGGCAGCGGGGGGCGGGAACACGCAATCGCCTGGAAATTAAGTCAATCCAAACAGCTCAAGCAGCTGTATATTGCCCCGGGCAATCCCGGTACAGCGGAAGTCGGCACCAATGTAGAGATTGCCGACACCAATCTTGACGGTTTGGTTTCCTTTGCCAAGGACAAGCGGATAGACCTGGTGGTGGTCGGACCGGAGGACCCGCTGGCCGCCGGGCTTGTCAACCGGCTGGAAGCGGAAGGAATTTTGGCATTTGGGCCGACACAGGAAGCTGCACGGCTGGAGGCCGACAAGGCCTTTGCCAAGCATATCATGCGGGCCAACAGCATTCCGACTGCCGAAGCCAGAATCTTTACCCATTATGAAGACGCCAAAATGTATATCGCCAGCCGGGATGAACCCGTCGTCGTCAAGGCCGCCGGTCTGGCCAAAGGCAAGGGAGTTTTTGTCTGCGATGACCCCGCGGACGGCATCCTGGCTGCCGAGAAGATTATGGTCAATAAAATCTTCGGCGATGCGGGCAATACCATTGTGGTGGAAGATAAGCTGCTCGGGCAGGAGGCCTCGGTTCTGGCTTTCGTGGACGGGCGGACGATTTATGTGATGGAAAGCGCGCAGGACCACAAACCCATCGGAGAACAGGATACCGGGCCGAATACCGGCGGGATGGGGGCCTACAGTCCGGCCCCGATTGTCACGGATGCCCTGATGGACCAGATTATCCGGGAAATTCTTGTGCCCCTCGTCGATGGAATGAACCGCAACGAAACGCCTTACAAAGGGGTGCTGTATGCGGGGCTGATGATTACGCCGGGCGGGCCGCGTGTGCTCGAATTCAATGCCCGATTCGGTGACCCGGAAACCCAACCCATCCTGATGCGGATGAAAAGCGACCTTTTGGAAGTGATGGAGGCCGTCTGCCGAGGCCGTCTGTCCGATGTTACGATAGAGTGGGACCCCCGGCCTGCTGTGTGTGTCGTGATGGCCTCTCAAGGCTATCCGGATGCCTACGAGAAGGGCAAGGTGATTACCGGTCTGGAGGAGGCATCTCGGCTGAAAGATGTCAAAGTCTTCCATGCGGGCACGGCCAAACGCGATGGACAAATCGTCACGGCCGGCGGGCGGGTGCTGGGGGTGACAGCGATGGGACAGACGATTGCCGACGCCAAAAAACGCGCCTATGAGGCCGTTTCATTGATTCATTTTGAGGGGGCTTATTACCGCAGAGATATTGCCGATAAGGCCCTGCGGTAG
- a CDS encoding PEP-CTERM sorting domain-containing protein: MKNGIVCLAAALILLGSLGAEGALYFSPDLSTIAGMSKTWDAANTTSSDLTVQNVGMAIRFSCLLQSGDGTADGWASMGVGYDWPPPAGLQDLSGYDGYALNFLNTNNSARFVNLYLNTGWTDPPYNEPDNFYQSDWVELLPGQMTTIILDFSAVGAVNLHHVTNIGFQVGANMDEYPYWAPTNPSNPDWYHIDVSPIPEPASLGLIGLGLWLVGRKK; the protein is encoded by the coding sequence ATGAAGAATGGGATTGTATGTCTGGCAGCGGCTCTAATCCTTTTAGGGTCGCTGGGGGCGGAAGGGGCACTGTATTTTAGCCCCGATCTGTCCACAATCGCGGGGATGAGCAAAACATGGGATGCGGCAAACACCACGTCTTCAGACCTGACAGTTCAGAACGTAGGCATGGCAATCCGATTTTCCTGCCTGCTTCAATCTGGAGACGGGACGGCGGACGGCTGGGCCTCGATGGGGGTCGGATATGATTGGCCGCCGCCGGCAGGATTGCAGGACTTAAGCGGCTATGATGGGTATGCCCTTAACTTCCTGAATACCAACAACAGTGCCCGGTTTGTCAATCTCTATCTGAACACCGGCTGGACCGACCCGCCCTACAATGAACCGGATAATTTTTATCAAAGCGACTGGGTTGAGCTGCTGCCGGGTCAGATGACAACAATCATCCTCGATTTTTCCGCTGTAGGGGCTGTGAATCTCCATCATGTAACCAATATCGGATTCCAGGTTGGAGCTAATATGGATGAGTATCCCTATTGGGCCCCGACGAATCCCTCGAATCCGGACTGGTATCACATTGATGTGTCCCCGATTCCCGAACCGGCTAGTCTCGGCTTGATAGGACTGGGACTTTGGCTGGTCGGGCGTAAAAAATAA
- a CDS encoding imidazole glycerol phosphate synthase cyclase subunit — protein sequence MKKSVRIMPCLDMQNGRVVKGVHFVDIRDAGDPVACAQAYCEAGADELAMLDITATVENRPTLLEVVRRTAEAVTVPFTVGGGITDAASAEAVLEAGADKISVSSAAFRRPSVIGEMVKEFGPERITVAIDVDRNPALPSGYEVYIDGGRTATGTDALEWAKRVDGFGVSVILPTSKAADGAKTGYDLPLIEAIARNCSAEVVASGGAGTMEHFYQAVQAGASILLAASVFHFHLIDIPQLKRYLKSKGVPVSLSEK from the coding sequence ATGAAAAAGTCGGTTCGGATTATGCCTTGTCTGGACATGCAGAACGGACGCGTCGTGAAAGGCGTGCATTTTGTGGATATCCGGGACGCCGGCGATCCGGTCGCCTGTGCGCAGGCCTACTGTGAGGCCGGGGCCGATGAGCTGGCTATGCTCGATATTACCGCCACGGTGGAAAACCGCCCGACACTGCTGGAGGTGGTCCGCCGCACGGCAGAGGCGGTTACAGTTCCTTTTACGGTCGGCGGCGGCATTACGGATGCCGCTTCAGCGGAAGCGGTTCTGGAGGCGGGAGCGGATAAAATCTCCGTCAGCAGTGCGGCCTTCCGAAGACCGTCCGTCATCGGAGAAATGGTCAAAGAGTTCGGTCCCGAGCGCATCACTGTAGCCATCGACGTGGACCGCAATCCGGCTCTGCCTTCCGGCTATGAGGTCTATATTGACGGCGGCCGCACTGCCACCGGAACGGATGCCCTCGAATGGGCCAAACGTGTGGATGGGTTCGGCGTGTCCGTCATCCTGCCGACCAGCAAGGCCGCCGACGGGGCCAAAACCGGATATGATTTGCCGCTTATCGAAGCGATTGCACGAAATTGTTCCGCGGAAGTCGTCGCCTCCGGCGGAGCGGGTACGATGGAGCATTTCTATCAGGCCGTTCAGGCCGGGGCCTCTATCCTTCTGGCGGCCTCCGTTTTCCATTTTCACCTGATCGATATTCCCCAGTTAAAACGCTATTTAAAAAGCAAGGGAGTTCCGGTCAGTCTGTCGGAAAAATAG
- the msrA gene encoding peptide-methionine (S)-S-oxide reductase MsrA: MIPYSLTKYAQTVLKIQDPNQLLSLPAATFGAGCYWGVEQAFREVPGVAATAVGFMGGRIENPTYERVCRGDTGHAEVVQLRYDPNAVSYIQLLTVFFEIHNPTLKNRQGNDIGTQYRSVIFIHNPEQEKAVRTAIADLNKSGRYRRPIVTEIVPAGTFWPGPESHQRYLEKNPAGYCHIHFPVPVIEELKKSVPAEPNQVPSKKED, translated from the coding sequence ATGATTCCCTATTCGCTGACAAAGTACGCACAAACAGTCCTGAAAATCCAGGACCCCAATCAGCTCCTATCGCTGCCGGCGGCGACCTTTGGGGCCGGCTGCTACTGGGGTGTTGAACAGGCCTTCCGTGAGGTTCCCGGTGTGGCCGCGACGGCCGTTGGGTTTATGGGCGGACGAATCGAAAATCCGACGTATGAGCGGGTCTGCCGCGGCGATACCGGCCATGCGGAGGTTGTTCAGCTGCGATATGACCCCAATGCGGTTTCTTATATTCAGCTGCTGACGGTCTTTTTTGAAATCCACAATCCCACCCTGAAGAACCGCCAGGGCAACGACATCGGCACACAGTATCGCTCGGTCATTTTTATCCATAATCCGGAACAGGAAAAAGCCGTCCGGACAGCTATAGCCGATTTAAACAAAAGCGGCCGGTATCGTCGGCCGATTGTTACGGAAATTGTTCCGGCCGGCACATTTTGGCCCGGTCCCGAATCCCACCAGCGCTATTTGGAAAAGAATCCGGCGGGCTATTGTCATATTCACTTTCCGGTCCCTGTTATCGAAGAGCTGAAGAAATCTGTCCCCGCCGAGCCCAATCAGGTTCCTTCAAAAAAGGAAGATTGA
- a CDS encoding acylphosphatase: MEPIAEHVIFSGRVQGVGFRYTTRRIAERYNLTGWVRNLPDGTVEAVFQGSPEAVQGCLNEISEHFVGYLRDKQISPMVYNPNWKDFRITY, encoded by the coding sequence ATGGAACCGATTGCCGAACATGTTATCTTTTCCGGACGGGTGCAGGGAGTCGGGTTTCGCTATACAACGCGTCGGATTGCCGAGCGGTACAACCTGACCGGCTGGGTGAGAAACCTTCCCGACGGGACGGTGGAAGCGGTCTTTCAGGGCTCCCCCGAAGCCGTGCAGGGCTGTCTGAATGAAATCAGCGAGCATTTCGTGGGGTATCTGCGGGACAAGCAAATCAGCCCAATGGTCTATAATCCGAACTGGAAAGATTTTCGAATCACATACTGA
- a CDS encoding PrsW family glutamic-type intramembrane protease, giving the protein MEAQTDNPVQPRHSVSPAFLLMVVLPPLAAVWLVNRFVPEPPDDASRLAAAVKMRNPEAVRTAVERLRTEHPASLPYHILYAETFFQKDGGASSVSALFEEYAGWLNDSEPNRRDIGRLVYALIHIKTGQLIQASAYLQQIENPHWPYVHLFLGQALAGQGNYSQARAAFEAEIQNRGHTAAAVKELADLFEKTQDSQSLRRLCENPHFRAFLPAPTVRRLALRNRQPLVYAAAVFRPFRQAAHPTGIAAAFFILLLWVGFLRRLDLFEPEKARWVWLTVLMGMAALLLVFPLGDLLAVSFSLRLNVSAGRDLLYCIVAIGLAEEAVKLLPVLVILRFTKEINESIDYLIYASLGALGFAFLENILYFDRSGLSLVKTRAMMCCVGHMFYTSLVMYGVILARYGRTGTVRRNVLFCFLLASFLHGFYDFFLISRFVWKEARLISVGLVFLEVLLYVRMLNNALNQSKYFDAAQASRLFRLRERLGAGLVGVVMLEYLAAALAVGPSLAYEQFRGTISFTWVLVFFFASALGTYNLRRGFWLPWLRKPKLPTQNLVAGEQL; this is encoded by the coding sequence ATGGAGGCGCAGACAGACAATCCGGTACAGCCCCGACATTCCGTTTCGCCGGCGTTTCTTTTGATGGTGGTTCTGCCGCCTCTGGCGGCGGTTTGGCTGGTCAACCGCTTTGTGCCGGAGCCGCCGGATGATGCGTCTCGACTGGCCGCGGCAGTCAAGATGCGCAATCCGGAAGCCGTCCGGACGGCTGTTGAACGCCTGCGCACCGAACATCCGGCGTCGCTGCCGTACCATATCCTTTATGCGGAGACGTTTTTTCAGAAGGACGGCGGAGCTTCCTCCGTTTCGGCTCTTTTCGAAGAATATGCCGGCTGGCTGAATGATTCGGAGCCGAACCGCCGCGACATCGGACGGCTGGTTTATGCTCTGATTCATATCAAAACCGGTCAGCTCATTCAGGCATCCGCGTATCTGCAGCAGATTGAAAATCCGCATTGGCCGTATGTGCATCTTTTTCTGGGACAGGCCCTGGCCGGACAGGGAAACTATTCACAAGCCCGGGCGGCATTTGAAGCGGAAATTCAGAACAGAGGACATACCGCCGCGGCCGTCAAAGAACTGGCTGACTTATTTGAGAAAACCCAGGATTCGCAGTCTTTGCGTCGGCTTTGCGAGAATCCGCATTTCCGGGCTTTTCTGCCCGCCCCCACCGTCCGCCGTCTGGCCCTCCGGAACAGACAGCCCCTTGTGTATGCCGCCGCCGTTTTTCGGCCGTTTCGGCAGGCGGCTCATCCGACCGGGATTGCCGCCGCATTTTTCATTCTGCTTCTTTGGGTTGGGTTTCTGCGGCGTCTGGATTTGTTTGAGCCGGAAAAAGCCCGCTGGGTCTGGTTGACCGTTCTGATGGGAATGGCCGCCTTGCTGCTGGTCTTTCCTCTGGGGGATTTGCTTGCCGTTTCCTTTTCGCTCCGACTGAATGTCAGTGCCGGCAGAGATTTGCTGTATTGTATCGTGGCAATCGGTCTGGCGGAGGAGGCTGTCAAACTGCTGCCGGTGCTGGTCATCCTGCGCTTTACGAAAGAAATCAATGAATCGATTGATTATTTGATTTATGCCTCGCTGGGAGCCCTTGGGTTTGCCTTTCTGGAGAATATTCTTTATTTTGACCGTTCCGGGCTGTCCCTTGTGAAAACCAGAGCGATGATGTGCTGTGTGGGCCACATGTTCTATACTTCTTTGGTGATGTATGGAGTCATTTTGGCCCGCTATGGACGTACGGGCACCGTCCGGCGCAATGTTCTGTTCTGTTTTCTGCTGGCATCTTTCCTCCACGGATTTTATGATTTCTTTCTGATAAGTCGGTTTGTCTGGAAAGAGGCGCGGCTGATTTCGGTCGGGCTGGTTTTTCTGGAAGTGCTTTTGTATGTTCGGATGCTGAATAATGCGCTCAATCAGTCCAAGTATTTTGATGCGGCGCAGGCATCTCGGCTTTTTCGTCTGCGAGAGCGGCTCGGTGCCGGACTGGTTGGGGTGGTGATGTTGGAGTATCTGGCGGCGGCTCTTGCAGTCGGGCCGTCGCTGGCGTATGAGCAGTTTCGCGGGACTATTTCGTTTACGTGGGTACTGGTTTTCTTCTTTGCCTCAGCGCTGGGGACCTACAATCTGCGACGGGGTTTCTGGCTTCCGTGGCTGCGAAAACCGAAGCTGCCCACCCAAAATCTTGTTGCAGGAGAGCAGTTATGA
- a CDS encoding YifB family Mg chelatase-like AAA ATPase, with translation MLSRLYSVTVEGIEGVLCEVEVDVSRGGFERPVIVGLPDTAVKESIERVRSAVINSGFRYPDTQSLINLAPADVKKVGPAFDLPIALGILACSGALSPEALRDYVVIGELALDGRVRPVTGVLSMAMTAAAGGFSKMIVPLDNAREAAVVKDIEVFPVGSLAQTAALLSGQLPIEPTTVDLEALFEECGTYEVDFADVKGQESVKRALTIAAAGGHNLMMIGPPGTGKTMLAQRMATILPPMTLPESLETTQIYSAVGLLPKDKALIAARPVRAPHHTASGPSLVGGGTHPRPGELSLAHHGILFLDEFAEFPRHVLEMIRQPLEEGQVTVSRAKGTLRFPARFILIAAMNPCPCGYFGTAMRRCRCTPTQIERYMAKISGPLMDRMDIHIDVPPVEFRKLRSRRSGDGSAQIRLQVQQARQIQRQRFDHPFMTNAAMGHKQVEQFCTLDSTSEMMLRQAMTEFALSARAHDKICKVARTIADLEGAENIQPAHIAEAVGYRKLDRKL, from the coding sequence ATGTTATCACGTTTGTATTCGGTGACGGTCGAGGGAATTGAAGGGGTGCTCTGTGAGGTGGAGGTGGATGTCTCCCGCGGCGGTTTTGAACGGCCGGTTATTGTGGGGCTGCCCGATACAGCTGTCAAGGAGAGCATCGAACGAGTCCGCAGCGCTGTCATCAACTCCGGTTTTCGCTATCCGGACACCCAATCTCTGATTAATCTGGCGCCGGCGGATGTCAAAAAGGTCGGTCCGGCTTTTGATTTGCCGATTGCCCTGGGGATTCTGGCCTGCAGCGGAGCCCTTTCGCCGGAAGCGCTGCGGGACTATGTCGTCATCGGGGAACTGGCCCTCGACGGGCGGGTACGTCCGGTAACCGGGGTGTTGAGTATGGCGATGACGGCGGCCGCCGGCGGCTTTTCCAAAATGATTGTGCCGCTGGACAATGCCCGCGAGGCCGCTGTAGTCAAGGATATCGAGGTCTTTCCGGTCGGCTCGCTGGCCCAGACGGCGGCCCTGCTGAGCGGTCAGCTTCCGATTGAGCCGACGACCGTGGATTTGGAGGCCCTTTTTGAAGAATGCGGAACCTACGAGGTGGATTTTGCGGATGTCAAAGGGCAGGAGTCGGTCAAACGGGCCCTGACGATTGCCGCGGCGGGCGGGCACAATCTGATGATGATTGGACCGCCCGGAACCGGCAAAACCATGCTGGCCCAGCGAATGGCCACCATTCTGCCGCCGATGACCCTGCCGGAGTCGCTGGAAACCACGCAGATTTATTCAGCGGTGGGGCTCCTGCCCAAAGATAAGGCGCTGATTGCCGCTCGGCCTGTGCGGGCTCCGCATCATACCGCCTCCGGGCCTTCACTGGTAGGCGGCGGGACTCATCCGCGGCCGGGCGAACTGTCGCTGGCCCATCACGGCATTTTGTTCCTCGACGAGTTTGCTGAATTTCCCCGCCACGTGCTCGAAATGATTCGCCAGCCCCTCGAAGAAGGGCAGGTAACGGTTTCGCGTGCCAAGGGGACGCTCCGTTTTCCGGCCCGTTTTATTCTGATTGCCGCGATGAATCCCTGTCCGTGCGGCTATTTCGGCACGGCAATGCGGCGGTGTCGCTGCACCCCGACGCAGATTGAACGGTATATGGCGAAAATTTCCGGTCCTCTGATGGACCGAATGGATATCCATATTGATGTGCCGCCGGTGGAGTTTCGAAAGCTTCGCTCCCGGCGCAGCGGCGACGGCTCCGCCCAAATCCGTCTTCAGGTTCAGCAGGCCCGGCAGATTCAGCGGCAGCGCTTTGATCATCCCTTTATGACCAATGCGGCGATGGGCCATAAGCAGGTCGAGCAGTTCTGCACGCTCGATTCGACCTCCGAGATGATGCTTCGTCAGGCGATGACGGAGTTTGCCCTTTCGGCCCGAGCCCACGATAAAATCTGCAAGGTTGCCCGAACGATTGCGGATTTGGAGGGGGCGGAAAACATTCAGCCGGCCCATATTGCTGAGGCCGTCGGCTATCGGAAACTGGATCGGAAGTTATAG
- a CDS encoding AAA family ATPase, with amino-acid sequence MNDVQELLRLVEGGVSCLSIVTYEEHQALELIRKAAQILDWKMRIWSVGRGSRDGLHPVLGGKTENPSPEEGLKEFCNLPSRTFCVALDLGRYLQSHLILRMLRDTIHRVELNQNVLILIDGEDCLPECIRSYSRRFELSLPSEEELENVFRNTLRQIHNKTPLEIGLSKQGLKAIIRNLRGLSIRQARRVVEEAVAGDHRLDDEDVNRIIAGKRRLLEADALLEYVEAPLTLDEIGGMKNLKEWLATREKAFSPQAAEFGLTPPRGILILGVQGAGKSLCAKAIAAAWRQPLFRLDCGTLYNKYIGESENNLRKALRQIEAMSPAILWIDEIEKAFASAASQSTDGGLSKRMFATLLTWMQEHKQPVFLVATANDIEALPPELLRKGRFDEIFFVGLPGKEVRREIFAIHLKKRKRKPEEFDLEALAEAAEGFSGSEIEQAVLSALYKAFHQKKEVDTDLLLESVRNTVPLSVTMRERVEALYQWAQGRVIWAD; translated from the coding sequence ATGAATGATGTTCAGGAACTGCTCCGGCTGGTGGAAGGCGGGGTCAGCTGCCTTTCGATTGTCACCTATGAGGAGCATCAGGCCCTCGAGCTCATTCGCAAGGCCGCTCAAATCCTGGACTGGAAGATGCGGATTTGGTCCGTCGGACGCGGCAGCCGAGACGGCCTCCACCCGGTGCTGGGCGGCAAAACGGAAAACCCGTCTCCGGAAGAGGGACTCAAGGAGTTCTGCAACCTGCCTTCCCGCACGTTCTGCGTTGCGCTGGATTTGGGCAGGTATCTTCAGTCTCATCTGATTCTGCGGATGCTGCGGGACACCATCCATCGGGTTGAACTTAACCAGAATGTTCTGATTCTGATTGACGGGGAGGATTGTCTGCCGGAGTGCATCCGCAGCTACAGCCGGCGGTTTGAGCTGTCGCTGCCGAGTGAAGAAGAACTGGAAAACGTTTTTCGAAATACCCTGCGTCAAATCCACAACAAAACCCCGCTGGAAATCGGCTTAAGCAAACAGGGCCTGAAGGCCATCATTCGGAATCTGCGGGGGCTTTCGATTCGCCAGGCCCGCCGGGTGGTGGAGGAGGCCGTGGCGGGCGACCACCGGCTGGATGATGAGGACGTCAACCGGATTATCGCCGGCAAACGCCGCCTTCTGGAGGCCGATGCTCTGCTGGAATATGTCGAGGCCCCCCTGACGCTGGACGAAATCGGCGGGATGAAAAACTTAAAAGAATGGCTGGCAACCCGCGAAAAGGCCTTCAGTCCTCAGGCGGCTGAATTCGGACTGACCCCGCCGCGGGGGATTCTCATCCTCGGCGTGCAGGGAGCGGGGAAGAGTTTGTGTGCCAAAGCGATTGCGGCGGCGTGGCGTCAGCCGCTCTTTCGGCTCGACTGCGGAACCCTTTACAACAAGTATATCGGCGAATCGGAAAACAACCTGCGAAAGGCGCTGCGCCAGATTGAGGCGATGTCGCCGGCGATTTTGTGGATTGATGAGATTGAAAAGGCGTTTGCCTCCGCCGCCAGCCAAAGCACGGACGGCGGGCTGAGCAAACGGATGTTTGCGACGCTGCTGACCTGGATGCAGGAACACAAGCAGCCGGTGTTTCTGGTGGCCACGGCCAACGACATTGAGGCCCTGCCGCCGGAACTGCTGCGAAAGGGCCGGTTTGATGAAATCTTTTTTGTCGGCCTGCCCGGCAAAGAGGTACGGCGGGAAATTTTTGCGATTCATCTGAAAAAACGCAAGCGGAAGCCGGAAGAGTTTGATTTGGAGGCCCTGGCGGAGGCGGCCGAAGGATTCAGCGGTTCGGAGATTGAGCAGGCCGTTCTCTCGGCTCTGTACAAGGCCTTCCACCAGAAAAAAGAGGTGGATACAGATCTTCTCCTCGAATCGGTGCGCAATACGGTCCCGCTGTCAGTTACGATGCGGGAGCGGGTGGAAGCCCTTTACCAATGGGCACAGGGGCGTGTGATTTGGGCGGATTGA
- a CDS encoding HAD family hydrolase: MKYKGILFDLDGTLVDTLEDLTDAMNWGLQQLGFPTHSPQACREMIGYGTREFARRALPAGQEHLTERLQSLMLNYYHHHCLEKTRPYDGLQEVLPRLKQLGVQLAVISNKNHPQTVKIVEYYFGPRTFDFICGMSDSFRPKPAPDMALAALNALSLTPSQVLLVGDSDMDILTARAAGIEPVGVSWGFRPVERLKEAGAAKILNHPQEILTLL, translated from the coding sequence ATGAAATACAAAGGAATCCTATTTGATTTGGACGGTACGCTGGTCGATACGCTCGAGGATTTGACCGATGCAATGAATTGGGGCCTTCAGCAGCTCGGTTTTCCGACGCATTCGCCCCAGGCCTGCCGAGAGATGATTGGCTACGGCACCCGCGAATTTGCCCGCAGGGCCTTGCCGGCCGGTCAGGAGCATTTGACCGAACGGCTCCAGTCTTTGATGCTGAACTATTATCACCATCATTGTCTTGAGAAGACCCGTCCCTATGACGGTCTGCAGGAGGTTTTGCCTCGTTTGAAACAGCTGGGGGTGCAGCTGGCGGTCATCTCCAATAAAAACCATCCCCAAACGGTCAAGATTGTCGAGTATTATTTCGGTCCGCGTACCTTTGATTTTATTTGCGGAATGTCGGACTCTTTCCGTCCCAAACCCGCCCCTGATATGGCTCTGGCGGCTCTAAATGCCCTTTCGCTAACCCCGTCACAAGTCCTTCTTGTAGGCGATAGTGATATGGATATCCTCACGGCTCGTGCCGCCGGCATAGAGCCCGTCGGCGTCAGCTGGGGATTTCGTCCTGTCGAACGGCTCAAAGAAGCCGGGGCGGCGAAGATTTTAAATCATCCTCAGGAAATTCTCACCCTGTTGTAA
- the dtd gene encoding D-aminoacyl-tRNA deacylase yields MRAVVQRVKKAVCRVDGQITGQIQQGLLVFVGIGAEDADADAVYLADKIAHLRVFEDADGRMNRNVQQVGGGVLLISQFTLYGDCRKGRRPDFTAAAGPEKARKMYEEFIELLRAKGLTVQTGIFAAMMEIDCLQDGPVTILLDSRRLF; encoded by the coding sequence ATGCGTGCGGTTGTTCAGCGGGTCAAAAAAGCCGTCTGCCGAGTGGACGGGCAGATCACCGGACAGATTCAGCAGGGGCTTTTGGTCTTTGTCGGCATCGGTGCGGAGGATGCCGATGCGGATGCCGTTTATCTGGCCGACAAGATAGCTCATCTTCGTGTGTTTGAAGACGCCGACGGACGGATGAATCGGAATGTGCAGCAGGTCGGCGGCGGCGTGCTTCTAATCAGTCAGTTTACGCTCTACGGCGATTGTCGCAAAGGCCGCCGGCCGGATTTTACCGCCGCCGCGGGCCCGGAGAAGGCCCGGAAGATGTATGAAGAATTCATTGAACTGCTTCGGGCGAAAGGCCTGACGGTTCAGACCGGCATCTTTGCGGCGATGATGGAAATCGACTGCCTTCAGGATGGGCCGGTGACAATTCTGCTGGACAGCCGGCGGCTTTTTTAA